DNA from Sander vitreus isolate 19-12246 unplaced genomic scaffold, sanVit1 ctg234_0, whole genome shotgun sequence:
tagtactagtagtagtagtataatgGGTAttagtactagtagtagtagtataatgGGTAttagtactagtagtagtagtataatgggtagtagtactagtagtagtagtcgtaTAATGggtagtagtactagtagtagtagtataatgGGTAttagtactagtagtagtagtataatgGGTGATGTGGTACTAGTGGTAGTGGTAGTATAATGGGTAGTAATTGGTAGTGGTAGTGGTGAGTAATGTTGGTGGTAGTGCTGAGTAGTAGTGGTATAATGGTGTAGTGGTACTAGTAGTAGTGGTAGTATATTGGGTGGTAAGTAgcgctagtagtagtagtggtataATGGGTAGTAGTACAGTAGTAGTGGTAGTATAAATTGGGTAGTGAGTACTAGTACTAGTAGTATAATGggtagtagtactagtagtagtagtcgtaTAATGggtagtagtactagtagtagtagtataatgggtagtagtactagtagtagtagtataatgggtagtagtactagtagtagtagtataatgggtagtagtactagtagtagtagtataatgggtagtagtactagtagtagtagtcgtaTAATGggtagtagtactagtagtagtagtataatgGGTAttagtactagtagtagtagtataatgggtagtagtactagtagtagtagtcgtaTAATGggtagtagtactagtagtagtagtcgtaTAATGggtagtagtactagtagtagtagtcgtaTAATGggtagtagtactagtagtacTTTAACAGAATAACAGTGTGATGTTTATCgttatataaatgtattataattAATAAAGATTATATATTGATGACATCACAGAAGAGTTTAGGAAACATGACGTTATTCCTCAGATTTAATCTGCACTTCTCACTGTCAACCAGCAGGGGGCGGGAACTATGATCAACTCGGCCCACAGCTTCCGGTAcacaagagaggagaagaagaagaaggaagcCGGCGgtaaaagctaacattagcagcagtagaagctaacattagcaacgATAGAAGCTAACATTTGCAGCAGCTGCTCGGCGTCGATAAATCCGTTTATTctgatatttaaatgtttaaatgtgtgacCGTTAGTGCGGCTAACGGCTAACAGGAGAGGAGCCACGGTGACGGTGAGACTGTTGTCAATATTACAGgtgttgtgttcaaatcagttTCCGTCCAAACTCTTCCCCGCTAAACTCTTTATTATATAATGAATATCATAACGTTACATCCAGAAACTCAACGTTAAGTTTCCTCCAACATAAACTCAACCAGAGGCGGtttacatagaacatttttggaaaaacttaacatatattaatttatttccGTCAGAGACAGAAAACGCTTTTCGAAAGGGAACCGATTTGAACACAACACCGCTAAAGCCGGCTGCTAGCCAGCTGCTAACGGCTAACTAAACAGTCACTAGGTCAGAATTATTTAAAGGTAGCTTTCAgcctggactctctgtctccatgtttgcgtgtctgagtgtctgatggaacaacaatctctgaaactggaccagtattaaaccagaaccaagctgtaatgttaccctacaggactaatgttcagcagcagttagtaacaagctgtaatgttaccctacaggactaatgttcagcagcagtcagtccactaacccaccagactccatgtaaataatcaggacttttagcgtgtatagagccagcatatctccacatgtaaatgggtgaattaagggtttatttcaaccaaaccagagtggtgattgttggaacagtggaaagatgaaccaagacggcttttggtagttttctttagtttctgtccactttgaatgaagtatgttttaccatgataaaagtcctgattatttacatggagtctggtgggtttggggaTCGCAATCTCAGGGAtgtttttaatgctttaaaaagCCACAGTTTAATTTAGCTTTTCTTTAGAAACTGTTCTGTCGTAATTAAATTGTAGATAGAAACATAGTGTCAGCATCCATATTTGATGCTAACAGAACAGTCAGTGTGtaactctctctgtttctctgatgCTAACAGTGGATGCtaactgtgtgtttctctgatgCTAACAGTGGATGCtaactgtgtgtttctctgatgCTAACAGTGGATGCtaactgtgtgtttctctgatgCTAACAGTGGATGCtaactgtgtgtttctctgatgCTAACAGTGGATGCtaactgtgtgtttctctgatgCTAACAGTGGATGCtaactgtgtgtttctctgatgCTAACAGTTGATGCTAACTGTGTATTTCTCTGATGCTAACAGTTGATGCtaactgtgtgtttctctgatgCTAACAGTTGATGCtaactgtgtgtttctctgatgCTAACAGTTGATGCtaactgtgtgtttctctgatgCTAACAGTGGATGCtaactgtgtgtttctctgatgCTAACAGTGGATGCTAACTGTGTTTCTCTGATGCTAACAGTTGATGCtaactgtgtgtttctctgatgCTAACAGTTGATGCcaactgtgtgtttctctgatgCTAACAGTGGATGCTAACTTTGTTTCTCTGATGCTAACAGTGGATGCtaactgtgtgtttctctgatgCTAACAGTGGATGCTAACTGTGTTTCTCTGATGCTAACAGTGAATGCtaactgtgtgtttctctgatgCTAACAGTGGATGCTAACTGTGTTTCTCTGATGCTAACAGTGGATGCtaactgtgtgtttctctgatgCTAACAGTGGATGCTAACTGTGTTTCTCTGATGCTAACAGTGGATGCTAactgtgtgtttctttctctgCAGACTTGTCAGTGTCTCTGATATGAGCAGCTCTGTAAGttcttatatacacacacacttatatatacacacacttatatatatacacacacacacttatatatacacacacacttatatacacacttatatatacatacacacacacacacacttatatatatatatacacacacacacttatacacacacacacacacacacacttatatatatacacacactcatacacacacacacttatatatacacacactcatacacacacacttatacacacacttatatacacacttatatatacacacacacacacacacacttatatatatatacacacacacacacacacacacacacactcatacatacatacacacacacacacactcatacatacacacacacacacacacacacacacacacacacagcagctgttagacatgtttctgttttctagcagaatgatgaagaggaggaaaccttcacacagtctacagagagaggagagatgttTCCCCCCCATGGGGGCGGGACTTAATACGCTCTGGCTCTATCCTGTTTTTACAGGATGACATTGTGATGATGTAATGAGTCATGTGATGTGTGTTCAGgttcagaggaagaggaggagcacaGGAAGTCCTCTGGTTTCCAGCACCAAGTCCAGcagagctaacgctagcaggacaGCTAGCAGAGGGGCTAACGGCAGGGCCGCTAACAGCAGAGCGACGTCCAATGCTGCCCCCACCCCTGTGATGGAGCACCCTGAGGACAGTCAGTACCCATCAGTAGTATCAGAATGATCTCTCAGGGGAATTCTGTCAGGCTCCATCTCCACCGCTACGTTTTACGTATTACACgcccagagcagggggaatgagaggaggaaacaccagagcagggggaatgagaggaggaaacaccagagcaggggggaacaccagagcagggggaatgagaggggggatacgcccagagcagggggaatgagaggaggaaacaccagagcagggggaatgagaggggaataTACgcccagagcagggggaatgagaggggggataTACgcccagagcagggggaatgagagggggaaacaccagagcagggggaatgagaggggaaacaccagagcagggaatgagaggaggaaacaccagagcagggggaatgagagggggaaagcaccagagcaggggggaatgagagggataCGCctagagcaggggggaatgagaggggatacgcccagagcaggggggaatgagaggaggaaacaccagagcagggggaatgagagggggaaacaccagagcagggggaatgagaggaggaaacaccagagcagggggaatgagagggggaaacaccagagcagggggaatgagagggggaaacaccagagcaggggggaatgagagggggatataaggaaacaccagagcagggggaatgagagggggatacgcccagagcagggggaatgagagggggatacgcccagagcagggggaatgagagggggaaacaccagagcagggggaatgagagggggataCCTCAGTGTTGAACCATGTTACCATGACAACAGCCCCTACCCCCCACCCCTtcttatagtgtgtgtgtgtgtgtgtgttcaggtgtggaGGAGGTTGTTGATCTAACCTGTGAAGGATCAGAAGCTGCTGTGGTCGACCTGACAAACAACGACTCCGTGCTGGtgactacagacacacacacagagacacgcacacacacacagacacgcacacacacacagagacacgcacacacacacagagacacgcacacacacacacacacacacacagagacacacacacacacacacacacacacagagacacacacacacacacacagagacacgcacacacacacagagacacgcacacacagacagagacacacacacacacacacacacacacacacacacacacacagagacacacacacactctcagtgcgtttacatgcagtttaaaaccCTAACCCATGTGAACATGTTACCCCGGTTACCAGAGGGACCGGGTCAAGCCATGTTAACTATCAttgtagtgatcaataatgagcctgtgtctatgttatctccttacatatacctacgctctccgtctctgctagattgggaatgattgagatttctcttggcacagctaccagaagacttccaactttcagacaggttgctcacgtcacatctacgtcttcaagctcagttggaggctgctcagtaacgctcagccatcaccgggaaagagacgtcactggtctccgtccagagacacggggtctgctgctccagTTTATATAGGTCTATGGGACTAACTAGTACCAGAGAGGAGGACTAagacagagacacggggtctgctggtccaGGATATATAGGTCTATGGGACTAACTAGTACCAGAGAGGAGGACTAagacagagacacggggtctgctggtccaGGTTATATAGGTCTATGGGACTAACTAGTACCAGAGAGGAGGACTAagacagagacacggggtctgctggtccaGGTTATATAGGTCTATGGGACTAACTAGTACCAGAGAGGAGGACTAagacagagacacggggtctgctggtccaGGTTATACTGACTATGGCGTTAGGGTTAGACTGTCTATGAGCAGCTCTGTGGAGAGAGACTAACCCTCTCGGGTATAACTGACCGACCAAGCCGCAGCCACTGGCTAACGCTAAGGAagttagctagctggctaacgCTAAGGAagttagctagctggctaacgCTAAGGAagttagctagctggctaacgCTAAGGAagttagctagctggctaacgttaagcgaagttagctagctggctaacgttagcaaagttagctagctggctaacgttaaggaagttagctagctggctaacgCTAAGGAAGTTAGCTAGCTGGCGATTTGTCCCCGGCCCTGGGAGACTCTTACCGTTAAAGTTACAACAACCAATCAGGTCGTCAGCTGGCGGGAACGCTGTGACGTCACTGATGTCGTGGCGCTCGGTGTAATGATGGGATAGGTCAGCgttggcagagcgccacctactgtaccggaggtagataactgttgccatggaaacacaCTGACTTTTAGAGATTTGTTGACGAGAAAACTGACCACGGTTTCTTTTTCTTCGGTTTCTTCTTCTGCTGCGGTGACGATCAGCTGGTGGATGAAGGTAACGGTTGTCCTGTCGACACGTTTAAAGTTTTGTTAGAGGCGTGTTTGAGCAGTCTGGGTGTTTTCCTTCAGGTCCTCAGACGGGCCTGGCCGCCGAGAGCTACGTCGTCAGCAGCGATGAAGACGAGGCCACGCCCCCCGCGCTCAATGCCGCCGTGATGTCATCGGCACAGACCAACGGCTCCTCCAGGTGATAGACTGATCCCTTTATCTCTAAACACAGCCAGGTGATAGACtggtcccgtgtgtgtgtgtgttttccaggtgTTGGACTGATccctgctgtatgtgtgtgttccaggtgtTAGACTGatccctgctgtgtgtgtgtgtgtgtgtgtgtgtgtgtgttccaggtgtTGGACTGATccctgctgtatgtgtgtgtttcaggtcgaCTCCGGGGACGATCAGCTGTCCCGTCTGTCTGGACTCGTACTCAGAGGTGAGACTCAAACAGACACAGCCGGGAGAATCCTGCCTTCTGATTGGATGCTGGCTGTTTTACTGCGGGAGAATCCTgccttctgattggctgctggctGTTTTACTGCGGGAGAATCCTGCCTTTTGATTGGCTGCTGGCTGTTTTACTGCGGGAGAATCCTGCACTGTAAGAAGAGAATCCGTAGAAAAAGCTTTCCCGTTTAAGTTTACGAACATATCTGTTAATCCGAAACAGAAAAAAACGCAAATCAGCGAcgtttgtttatttggttgtgaaGTGAAGCCGTCCCTCTGTCTATTGGCCAGTTTATAAAACTCAAGATCCTATCAGAGCAGACTGTTAGTATGACTCAGCAACTTTCAGCTAACTGACCCTGTACCCATAGACTGTTAGTATGACTCAGCTAACTGACCCTGTACCCATAGACTGTTAGCTGAAAGTTGCTGAGTCATACTAACTGACCCTGTACCCATAGACTGTTAGTATGACTCAGCAACTTTCAGCTAACTGACCCTGTACCCATAGACTGTTAGTATGACTCAGCAACTTTCAGCTAACTGACCCtgtaccatggatgtattaagagaactggatcccgtgttcggcgggaagccccATACGGTCCAATGAGAGTGAAGCCCTGTACGGTCCAATGAGAGTGAAGCCCCGTACGGTCCAATGAGAGTGCAGCCCCGTACGGTCCAATGAGAGTGCAGCCCCGCACGGTCCAATGAGAGTGAAGCCCTGTACGGTCCAATGAGAGTGAAGCCCCGTACGGTCCAATGAGAGTGCAGCCCCGTAcggtccaatgagagtgctcaaaagcgcataaagcaaacatggagctcggatGTTCCTCATTGTTGGCCCATGACGCTGGTTGGCTCACGATGGGcatgcgcactagcaacaatttgtttgtgttgtcgtagcaaccaGTAGCAACATGCGCGTTCATGAGCTCCTCTCTCGtacaagtggcgaactcatgaactcgccgttttcattgtctaaaatattcactaacgttaaacattgtgttttcgttgttcccgatcgtttacatgcttagctaaataaacgatagatgtatttagacgaccaaggagatttaatcattatgtcgtgctactagctagctagctagctagctagctactaactagcgctagcagttagcctgcagtttggtgaacagagctcatcatggcttcatcctTCATCCACGTTACGAGCTTTACAGCATAcggccctcggatgtatcataagagagaACCAAGGCCATGTAATCActgtctgtagtaacgttatgtaggcatatagctagctatgtagctatagatcttaatacagccatgctagctacccctgatgttagcaactagctagctagccgatagcccaccagtttgggaaacgctaatgacgttacatccatgtagctaacaggctttacagcatacatacatccctctgatgtatcataacttcataagataataccatggacgtattaatacaacacatggtgaattacagccaTTAGCTATATCCGTTATTACAGCTAGCTACATGAGCTCGGGAGAACAGGCATGTGAGCGGGTAGGCGCAGTCCCGCGGCTCTGCTCGCGTCCACTATGCGCTATCATCATGCcaaatttaataattctggatttgcttctagtgaatgttaaaaacgtgatgttttaaacaaggaccctttactTGTTCGGGCTGGTTAGTTGATATACCCAGAAACTaattatccgctgaaatatagacgtttctttcgccaCGCAAAGTCtctgtgaaaagtctttctgggccatgggctgcagtaccaccgttatccactaagcccatggtggcttttagacttgacgctcttcctgggggcttgccctgtacccatagactgttaatgaCTCAGCAACTTTCAGCTAACTAACCCTGTACCCATAGACTGCTAACATGACTCAGCAGATTAACCACTGGCGGGGAGAACCCTGTGTTGTGATAGGCTGTTTGACAGCGGGGAGGATCCTgccttctgattggctgctggctGTTTGACAGTGGGGAGGATCCTgcgttctgattggctgtgtgTTCCTTCCCCAGATCATGGAGAGCGGTCGGTTGGTGGTCTCCACCAGGTGTGGTCACGTGTTCTGCAGCGTGTGTCTGCGAGACGCTCTGAAGACGTCTCACAGCTGCCCCAGCTGCAGGAAGAGGCTGACCCCCCGCCAGTACCACCCGCTCTACGTCTGATGACGTCGTGCTGCCGTCTGATGACGTCGCGCTGCCGTCTGATGACGTCGCGCTGCCGTCTGATGACCTCGCGCTGCCGTCAGCGTGATGTCACACTGCTGCCAGGTGTCTCTGTGAGCTGCTTTCATTTAAAGATTGTTAATTGATAAATATTGTTGATATTATATTTGAGTATATTTGATATTCTCCGTTAATTCTTCaggttttttgtctcttttgtgtttttagttttgttgtgaAGAATAAAACGTTCAGGAGGAAATGAGTTCTGTTAAGAGTTGTTCTTCTCCTCACCGAGCCCAGAGTCCCCTGTTAGTTAACCCTGTTAGTTAGTTAACCCTGTTAGTTAACCCTGTCCCCTGTTAGTTAGTTAACTCTGTACCCTGTTAGTTAGTTAACCCTGTTAGTTAGTTAACCCTGTCCCCTGTTAGTTAGTTAACTCTGTACCCTGTTAGTTAGTTAACCCTGTTAGTTAGTTAACCCTGTCCCCTGTTAGTTAGTTAACCCTCTTAGTTTGTTAACCCTGTCCCCTGTTAGTTAGCTAACCCTGTCCCCTGTTAGTTAGCTAACCCTGTCCCCTGTTAGTTAGTTAACCCTGTACCATGTTGGTATTAATTTGGGGATTTGAGAAGAACTCAGCAGACCGTCTCAGTGGGAGGTCTCGCCACTCGTCTCTCATGGTTCATTTTGGCGCCGTGGAAATAACGCAGGCTACACCTCCACTGCTACatttcctctcattccccctgctctgggggcgtcccccctctcattccccctgctctgggtgtttcccccctctcattccccctgctctgggcgtttccccccctctcattccccctgctctggcgtttcccccctctcattctggtgttttcccccctctcattccccctgctctggtgttttggTTCTGAATCTGCGTGGTTGTGTTGCCGTGTCAACGGCTCCAAACGGAGACCGTTGGtgaagtaactaagtacatttactccagtacagCCGGATAAACTGGCTCCTGAGTGACACCTCTACAACCAGTGATGCATTCTGGGACGTCTGACGTGGGAGTTACACCTTTTGTTATCACACTCCAAGACATGCCTCAGCCATTTCCCCTTCTGGGGTTCAACACTTATTTTAATTTAAGGTATCCTGTCCCGTATTATCTCTCTGGAGAAGCTCCCATATGCCccaaaatccccatcaccagactccatgtaaataatcaggacttttagcgtgtatagagccagcatatctccaccagactccatgtaaataatcaggacttttagcgtgtatagaaccagcatatctccacatgtaaatgggtgaattaagggtttatttcaaccaaaccagagtggtgattgttggaacagtggaaagatgaaccaagacggcttttggtagttttatttagtttctgtccactttgaatgaagtgtgttttaccatgataaaagtcctgattatttacatggagtctggtgggtttggggaTTTCACCAGGTCAGAATTACATTTTACTTTCTGCTGTTTTGATCTTTTGACTGTGAGTCACAGCACTCAGTCACAGGACAATGACTCAGCATCACCTGACACTAACTCTGCTGCTGATTGGCCGCTGCACGTCCACACCATTCACACAGGATGATGTCACACATGAGCAGCTTCTGGAAACAAAATCTCAGCTCAGAAACACAAACTGAAGTTCAGATAAACTTTATTGACCCAGCTTCACTTAGCAATCATTTAGATTgctagagcagggggaatgagaggagcagggggaatgagaggagcagggggaatgagaggagaggagcaggggaaatgagaggagaggagcagggggaatgagaggagcagagggaatgagaggagcagagggaatgagaggagaggagcagagggaatgagcagggggaatgagaggagaggagcagagggaatgagcagagggaatgagaggagcagagggaatgagcagggggaatgagaggagaggagcagggggaatgagggggaaaTACcagatttttatataaaaaatatataaattataaatatataaaaaagtacaaattaaaataatttagtgaaataaagtacatatagtataatatagCATACAGTATAATCATATAAAATCCTTCAGGAAGAGGAATCGGGGGAAAGCTCTGCTGTTTCCAGAAGTTTAATAATTTGGTTTTTAAaaatgataatatatatattatgtcatactatatatactatactatatatactatattatgttCTATGAGAAAAGTTAACGAGTAGTAAATTAGTAAAACGTGTTTgtgaatataaaatgtttttaaactctTTATATAAATGCGTTGACGTCACGTTGTTTTTGTTCAATCTGAACGCTATTCTTGTTAAACCTGTTGGTCACGTGACTCCGGGGGAATTCCCTCATTGGAAAGTGCTCTGTCATACTTCGGCCTCTCATTGGTCGTCTAGGCGGGACACTGTCAGCGGACCAATGAGGGGCCGCggcaatgtttattttcctGAGACTCCGCCTGACGTCGATCACGGAAGTAAACATAAAGGTGAGAGGATTAAAAGCTGCGTCACAAAGTTCCTCAGAGTTTCAGAGTCCGAAAGTCTCTTAAAGTGCGTGTTTTCTGCCCGGAGTCTGGTCCAGTGTGTGTCCGCTCAGAGTCTACAGTTTCCCCGGTACTGGAGCTTGTTAAAGTGCGAGTTTTCTGCCCGGAGTCTGGTCCAGTGTGTGTCCGCTCAGAGTCTACAGTTTCCCCGGTACTGGAGCTTGTTAAAGTGCCCGGAGTCTGGTCCAGTGGGAGCATGGCGGTGACGGTCAAGGCCTACCTGATGGGGAAAGACGAGGCGGTGAAAGAGGTCCGGAGGTTCGCGGTGGATCAGGAAGTTTCCTCCAGCTTCGAGTACCTGAGCAAGAAAACTGCGAGTGTGTTTAACAACATGAAGAACTGCTTCAACATGTACTACAGAGGTAAGATACATAGCATACTGCATTAATATATAACTACTACAGAGGTAAGATACATAGCATACTGCATTAATATATAACTACTACAGAGGTAAGATACATAGCATACTGCATTAATATACAACTACTACAGAGGTAAGATACATAGCATACTGTATTAATATACAACGACTACAGAGGTAAGATACATAGCATACTGCATTAATATATAACTACTACAGAGGTAAGATACATAGCATACTGCATTAATATACAACTACTACAGAGGTAAGATACATAACATACTGCATTAATATATAACTACTACAGAGGTAAGATACATAGCATACTGCATTAATATATAACTACTACAGAGGTAAGATACATAGCATACTGCATTA
Protein-coding regions in this window:
- the rnf4 gene encoding E3 ubiquitin-protein ligase RNF4, with product MSSSVQRKRRSTGSPLVSSTKSSRANASRTASRGANGRAANSRATSNAAPTPVMEHPEDSVEEVVDLTCEGSEAAVVDLTNNDSVLLVDEGPQTGLAAESYVVSSDEDEATPPALNAAVMSSAQTNGSSRSTPGTISCPVCLDSYSEIMESGRLVVSTRCGHVFCSVCLRDALKTSHSCPSCRKRLTPRQYHPLYV